In Phaseolus vulgaris cultivar G19833 chromosome 7, P. vulgaris v2.0, whole genome shotgun sequence, the genomic stretch GAGACACAATAACCAACCATTTTCATTTCAGAATATGCATGTCTTTCTTTTAATCAAAACAGAACACTTATTTACTAATAAGTagggtttctttttttttatattaaaactatacGTAAAACAAATTCAGATACTAACCCAGTCCAATAGCTTCCTTTCCTTTCATGATGCGTAGACGCTTGCATGATTCAACAAACATCCTGGTTgacacaataaataaataaattcatgttatttatgaattatacaataattaattacataataatTGAGAATTGGGAAGTAGTCTAAAGTTTACAAGATTTTCTGTTGTTTAtcaatggaaaaaaaatgaCTTCCCATATtgcatattttaatatgaagtTTGTGCACCAATCGGTGTAGCATAATAAGAGGATATGCTGATTCTGATGCACATGGATATacgataaaaatattttagatgatCACACATTATTTCCTTAAAACATGCATATTTTTTTACGCAATGTTTATTGGATAAGGACTTGTTTGAAATAACAATGCGATGTGCATATCAAGTTCCTATCTTCTTTTTGTGCCTTTATGTTCcctctttttttatattttttttattgaaactaTTAGACGGTCAAATTATTAGAAGCTAAATAATTTGGGTTGATGAAGTGGAAGATAACTTACTCCCATGGGACATCACCGACAAGCATCCAGTCGCCATCCCTGTCTTCATAGGTCGGGACACAGTCGGAGCTGTTCAAAAGATCCATCAACTTGCTCTCATTCATGAAATCCTTAAAGCCTTGGGATTCACAATTTCCTTCAATATATCAACAGCACACCAATAATTAATATCACCCAATAACATGCACGATTCAATTTTATATTCACATGCATGGATGCTTCGCTTactacaaaattaaatttaagatCCATATCTTCTGTgttcaatataataataaagaaaaaaaatatgcatcATAAATTATCATCAACAATAATATAACTGAATGATTATGTATAAGAACCTTCCTCTATAATAAATAGAGGCATGTTATTTCAGCTGGTTTAGGAAGAAAGAAACTATACATACATAGCTTTCTTACAAGCTATATAGATGATAAAATTAATGAGTGGTTAATTGATTAGTTACCAATGGTGAAGGAGCTAAACATTTTTCCTAAGGCATCTGAGAGCTCTGGGTAACTCTTGTACATCTTCAAGTCCACTTTCCGGAGATAAGGTGCTCCATCCATGCTCACCTTCACAAAGCTTGCATTAGGGCTGTTCTTCTCACTTTCCTCTACCATGCTCTTCTGTGCTGCAAACATGTTCTTCCGGAAAGACCTCACTGGTGGCCATCCCACCACTTGCTCCCTAAAATATTCATTCATATTCTCACAATCACTTCGTAATTGGAGGGTTGGGATGAAATTATACAGATAATGaaactgaaaataaattaattaattcaaattcaTCAGCTTCCTTGCTTATTAGCCATGAAATCCATAGCTTCGCAACGCCTCAAGACTTAAACTATGGCGAATTGTATGCTATTATGCAGTTCTCTATTCGTTTTGTTACATAAGCAAATAGATGAGCATCTATATAAATCGATTTGCTTAATTGTTTCATACATCACATGTTTAAACAGTCTGCAAAATAATATATGTATGAAAATATTATTGCTTTGTCACCTCACCTGTGTATGACTAGCTACCCAAACCATTTGAGGTGATGTAGATGTAGATCCAATTCCCTGTTCTCACTATCGAGTGAACTATTTAGTCACTGCGAttaatttcttctttatttctaaTGATCTATCCATCCTTTTGACTTCCTTTTTCTAAATCTTATTCAGACACCTCAACATATCATTAATATAAGCACTGATATCCTTAAACTTGTATGTTTTAACTCCATGGAAGATAATGAAAAAATTACAGATAGAAAATTAGCTAAAACAAGTCTCTCTTTTTTTGTCCAGTTTTTACACATGCATAAACAAGAAGGCGGtgacaaaatataatatttaaaaaaaaacactaaaaaaggTAGCTTCAAAATTAGTATTTTGAAGACTAAATTTGGTTACTTATTTGTTGTGTACCAGTATTAAAGTATTCTGAAGAAGTAGTACTTACTTAGCAGGAGGTTTGGCAGGATCAGGAATCAAAGTGTTGTCCTTAGGCGAAGTCTTTGGCATATTACGTGGATCTGGTGATGGAGCAGAAGCAGCTTCCTTGGGAGAGAGGTTAAGCATCAAATCAACAGTGGTTGTTTCAGTCTGAGTTTCAGAGAAGCCTCTCTTCCTCACTCCTTCTGATTCAGTTGGCGTGGCTCCATTTCCAGGCAGTCCAAGTCCGAGCCTGAGTTCAGTTTCCTCAAACACCATCTTCTCCTTCATAAGGCCAGCTTCCATCAAGTTTCACTCTCCTTCTTTTCTTCCACTTTAtcactctttctctctctaagCATTCAGGGATTTGGCTCTTTTGTGCAATAATAATAGTAGTGGGGTGAGATATAGGGGCAGGCACGTTGTTACGTTAACAGTTGTTGGAGGGAGCCCTTTAGTTTGGGTGAGGTGGGCATTAATAGAAGAACGGATGGGGTGGTTTGTCATTTTAACAAGTTCATGGAGCAATGGGCTTGTGCCACGTGGAGGAATGTGCGACCAAGACCTTTACAACCTTGTTGGGATAGGCAACGACAACGTCATGTTATCTTCCTATGATTGTTGAGTGGAAGAAGTGGAAGTGGATGCCCACTTCCTCTTGCTTATCTCCTTTTACATTttacaattttctttttctttatctttttttattatcacCACTCTAGGGTTTTCTCATTTCACCAAAACGGTAAATTTACTGTTTACTATCATACAAGCTAGCTCATTGCTATCATGTATCTGTGTACTGTATACACAgctttatatatatatcatgtTAATGCAGATGTGGTATTTACTACCTATCAGTATCATGTATAACTTTTTCTTGGCTAAACTCTACTGCATGCACGCACTCACAGCTCACAAATTAATAAAGACATGTGAGTTAGCAACTGtaaatgttttttcttctttcaggaaaacaaaaatagaaggGACTTTATGTTTCTTTCGTGTTGCTGACAAATGTTTAGGATTAAATGTACATTGCATTATGGTATTCTTCATCCAGCAGAGTCTTGCAGGGTGTGAACTTAGTTATTCATCTTTGGATTTAGCATCACTTCGTTGTCGGTCTGCGATCCGTGACATAACTTTGGGACCAGTTGATAACAAGATTGTAAACTCAGACTTCATTTCTGAACTAGATTTCTAATTTCACAAAATGACTTTCTACATATGTGAAATCAATTTAGAACTACATAATTGCAAGTATATATTTATGCATAGTTTTAGTTCGTTATTCTTCCACTAACAACTAACAGTAGCTATGCCTCACTACTAACAATAATCATTTTCTTTATACTATGCAGAATGGATTTCCTTAATATAGAATGCCATTGAGAGTGGCCAATAACCATGTAGACACCAAGTAAATATTAATGATCCCTGCTGAAGAGAATTTTGTTGTTGTGATTTGTTAGAAACTGTGGCACAGAAAGAAATCATGCTTTGTTGTGATAACAGCTTTTGGACAACTCACGTCATCGTAAAAAGGAAGGATTAGTGGCGTAATTTTAGAATGACGTACGTAGAATCTTTTTATTTTGGAGAAGTTAAAAAGTTTTATATTGGGACGTGCTTAGTGGTGAAGAGGGTTGAGCAACAGAAAATGTGGGATCAAAAGTAGATATATAAGAAGGACGTTACTGTTGTTGTTGTAGCGTGCATAGATGTACTGGGTTTGTGGTATATTGATATGTGAGGTGTTGCTTTAGAATTGCACGAGCACAAGTTGACCTTGCACATAGATGCTTCCTTTCAACATTGGGGCAAACAACACTGGATCGTGAGAACATAAACAACTTATTGTGTCGAAGATTTTTCTAGCCTAGGTAGTTTCTTACACCCGGTTTCACAAACAACAAATCTTGTTTGGCTATGACTTTCTTTGTGGGATGACTATACAATGCAAATTCAGAGACATATTCTCAAGGAAATTGATTTAGTAATTGCACAATCTTCCATTAACAtcttggaaaagaaaaaaataagtacTTTTGATCTGCATACTTCAGTGCTATGTATCAAGAAccttatatcttttatctctagtgCTGCAAGTCTGAGTTTTCTGTTCTCTCTTTCAAATGAATTAAATAAGTTCTTACATAAAAGCTCTTTTAAGGTTAATGAAATTATTgggtaaaataatatataataaattgtaattatttttattctttaaattgataaatttgaatatatatgtcatgaaaataattattataaaagaatgGTAGTCCTAAAACCATCTAATAATTTCTTTAAGAACTCTCTTTTGTGTTAGTttcccagaaaaaaaaatgaactatATATAGCTCCAAATCCTTTATTTCCCCATCCCATAGGCTATTGCATTTTGTACTACCATACTTTTCGGGAtcctcataaaaaataaaatttcaaatttaccctttttaaaataaattattagtgaatttttgttttttcattttcaggTCAAAATTGTAGAATACAGTGACCTTCTATATTATAAATTCAATAATactaaaaagtaatattttaaaatatacaattcaaaatataaaatatatattttgaaattcaaaatataattttattttaattttttattgataaaaaattaaataaatatagaacggggtgtttcaattttaaatattttttttattttgtatttcataatatatatatttaaaaatgtatattctagaatatattttgtattgtgtattttaaaagatatctttagattcagaaaatacattttaaatttcacattttaaaaaatatttacagaTCTAGAAAATGCATTTTTTCAAGTAAAATTGTCTTTATTGGGGGTGCAGCTTGAAAAGTATGGGGGGTGCAGAATGAAATAACCCATCCCATATTTACTTGTACCAAAACTACAAACATTTATATGTTAGGAGATGTATATATATTCTAAACTCAGAAACTTAAGTGAATCCATGAGTGGACTTTTGTGCTTCATAACATGTTTAAGGATAATAATTGATCTAATTTTATTGGCTTAGTTGGATAATTTTGTCTTAGAGCAGGAGAATTTTGTAGAAGAGTTTTTGGGGTACCTTGTTAGAGTTTTAATAGGGTTTGGATGATGCAATAATGGGGTGGTCCTGGAGTAGAAGAGTAAAAGGAAAAGGTTGAAAATGGTTTGTGTGAAGGAAAATGAATAAAGTGTAGATGATAATGAAGAGAATAACAATGAAGCATTGAAAGGTAGGAAAAATGGTGAAGCAAGGAGGTTATTTCCCTCTTCCCCTTTTGCTGTATCCCTCCTTATGAGGTAATGAGATGAGAGGGAAGGGTGGAGGAAGGTGGGACCCATGGGTAACAGAGGCATGTGGTAAGATTCATTGGGTAGAGGTGGATGAAGTGTGAGGGCCCACAAAAACGCCCATGTGACTTTGTTGGCCGTATGTACCCTTAAGGGTCAAACCCTATGCCATGTGCGCCGCTGCAGGGCACCCCACTTACCTCCCTTCAATCCCCACTCAATATCCTCTCTTCTCATTTCATTTTTTCATCATCAAACCCTAACATTCTATCTTAATCTCTTCTCTTTTCCACTCATTCAATTCACAATACTCCTTTTTCTCTATTATTTAGATATATTCTTTTGTTATTATGACCTAATGCTGAACTCCAACCATATGTTAAAGGTGCAACATATATCACAAAGGTTATTTGTTATAGGTTTTACATTACTGTTTAGATATCAGTGACGCCCTTGCTTCAACCGTAACAAGAACATGATTCCTACAAATGGGGCAAATATAAATCATACTTTTTGTGAAACCTTCCCTGCATTTCTCTCCCTCACATATAGTTTGAGTATATGTATGCCTTCAGCACTGAGCCTGGTTAATTGGAGAGGGAGGTGGAAAGACAGAAAATGTTTTATTGTGCCCTTTGGTGTGGATGAAAATAATTGCTCAATGATTATTAATGATTTTAGATATTGGTAGTTTATTCACAGGGCGGTGGTTTAGACATTATAAACACTAAAAAATAGAGGTGTGACTCTTGGATAAAGTCTCAGACTCTAAGATCTAACTATTGGTATCGTGGAGCAGAAAAACCAAAGAACAGAAAGTGATTAAAAAGTTAGATGTAGCAGATAGTTGTGGTGGCAGAGAGAGACCTCGTGAGCTTTCTAAGCTAAGAAACATATATAACAAGATCTGGTTATATAGAACTAAGTTGCTTTTGGAAACGTAAAAAAGTTTGGTTCCTTTACTCATTCTGAATGATATGTATCCAATATTGTGGTTTGGTTGAGCTCCGTGACAAAGTTAAAATTCGGTTCCATGGTTACTAAAATTGTACACACAGCTATAAAGGTTCCCCTCTCTTGATTACACCATCCACCGAATCTAAATAACCATGTTACTTAGAATTCCATGGAGTGGTTTTTGTCAATGTTTCAGAAACTATTTGTGTCAGTACTGCACATGTCACTGGTTTCGGTACTAGCTATCCAGGGTCGACTTTAATTTGCTAAACACAACACAGAATATAGGCACTGCAACGAGAAATTAATTGAGTTCTGTTGTATACCAGCTAGCTGGGCTCATTATTTCACATGCATAACTCTCATATTTGGCTATGCAATCCTTAGATCCAGCATGTTACATATTCTCTTTCATGAACAAAGTCTTAGTCCTAAACCTTACCATTGTCTCTTTGCTGACTTGTTCGACATGCATGTTTCTTTTTATGAATAAAGGGTAACAAAATAACTTTTTCATTTTCGTATAAGAGGAGCTTTGTTCCACATGTTTTGTCTCTCActctttgtttttgttattcATAAGAAAACCAAAAAGAACAAAACAAGACTAAGCCTTATGTTGAAATCAACTTTATGCTAAGACTTGTACATACTAAGGTCGGGAAGTGGGTGCAGAATAACCTCCAACCAGAATAACTTCTCCCCTTTCTTAGCCATAAATGTCATTTAACTTGAGTTCCTGTAACCATACACACACATTAGAAATTCAGTTGTGATTTAATATAAGACGTGCAAAATTGCAGATGTTGCTGCATAAGTAAATAAAACTCGGATTCTCTTGTAGTTTGAGCTTTCTTACGAAATTCTAGACATACCCGACATTTTTGTTTTTGGTATACACGACAAAAGGAAGatttaaaacattataatttGCGGAGGAGTTTTTAAGATACCCTCTATGCAAGAGCAAAAGGAGTAAAGCTCCTTCCATCGTTCCAAATTTCTCCACCATTTCTACACTAATATTAGCTGATATGAATGAAAGGAAATCATCAAATACTGAAAAAGTTTCGTATCTTTCATCCTTTTGCGCCTTTGCTCGTCAATCACATTATAGGGAAAAGAGACATGATCATTATAGAGTATATGATTTTACGACCATGTCTTATCCTTCTAAACTTTTTTATACAGTCAATCAACTAAAATACCACAagcaactttaattttttttttcaaaatcattctAAGGATTATTTATGATTAATTGACGTGCAAAAATGTTTATCTTCAAATTATATGCTTgatgtaatataaaattttataatctattttatttcatcatttatttttattacgaTGAATctttattttatcaaaaaattaaGATTCCGGTTAGAATATATTGATGGtgtaagaattatttttttcgTTTTCAAACGGCTAGAAATATTATGTACCTAACACCTTAAAAAATTCAACTTAGTGCTTAAAATAAGTATGAGTGTTTcctgtatatatatgtatgttaaTAATTGTTTGAATTAATTTCGATTAGAAATTGAGTTAATTTtcctattatattttattataactattttatgaaaaattaggatttaataaaaaaagtgatgaatttataaaatcaatCACATAATTGTGGTTCTACAATGAGTTAAATAGCATAAAATTTTACAATGTAACCAATTACATAGCTAATTCAACTTTTACAAAGTTCTAGTTTTTAATATCTGGAAGAATTAGTAGCATATTTACCTCTTTTGGTAAAAGAaaccttttcatttttattctatATGTCCAACCAGTTTTAAGAAAGAAATGTAAAAGCCAAAATAACCAAAACTTGATAAACTTGTTAGTTAAAATTAGATGCCATCATTTCCAGAAAATCTGATCTAAAttgtaaaaactaaaaaaaaaaaatactaaccaACGTATAAATTAACCATTAACATAATAATAacgataaaataatttaagaataataaaatcaaaattaataataaacacAAATTATCTGGGATGATAAAGAAAAACTTGCCAAAGTgccaatttcttttattttttgttgattgTTAAAAAGGGGTTTGTTGGCACCAAAAGACCAACGTGTGAGTCGGGCAGAGCAGAAGAAATATTGTTCTTATGATATTTGTATCCTTGAAACCATTTCCAGATAAGTGAAGGTATGGATGAGTTTCCTTTAAATCACATGATgcataaatacaaaatattattaaaaggcTAAATTAGGATGTTATTAGCGGATTTTAAAGTGAtgtaaaatgttaatttttttaaaaaagttaaaaagtgtaaaataatcttaaaatgaagaaaatattaaattagctTCTAAATGCAGTTAAGTTGTGACGTTATTAGagttaattatgattttaacgtgggataaaaagtttttttttcttttaaaaaaaattaaaataatttagttgctcagtttaataaattttaagttgatgctaattatttttaacttttttaataaataaatatttgtgtttACGTGGGTTTAACTAGTactcataataaataataaagttaaTTATTGTTAAAAGTGAAGACGACaccattatttttaattaataaataagtaaaaatattatgCTCGTGTAATTGAAACAAATATTAGACATGAACAAAAGTTAACATTAGTTTAATTgatgttaattttatttatttttaatatttatatttttttaatatagtattaGCTAATTcgatattaattttatttatctttgttggtgctccaaagtgtcggtttcttcaacctttggctgataaagttaaattgaagctcgcatcttggaaaggtaaatctcttagcatgatgggtcgaattcagctggtcaatacagtgattactggatctctagcttatagttttaatatgtataagtggcctgtttcacttattaagcaagttgagcagtggtgtcggaattttatttggactggtgatattctgaaaaaaggtattgctaccgttaattgggggaaaatttgttcacctcttgaggatggaggcttgaatatcattaatcttcatcatgaaaataatgcatatcttcttaagcttgcttggaactttgcttatagcgacaaaccttggtctttactcttgaaagccagggttcttaaatcaaaatatgaatttcgaacggtttatagatcttcctcactttggcctggaattaagcaattttattctaccatacttgactatacttattggactgttggtacaggttcttttattaatttctggaatgataaatggtgctctactacttctttagcaaatattgcagggttatctgatggtgttagcattccggatacagtctctcaattttggacatgttgtgattggaatattcccttctctttacagcagatgcctcttttttttaatcatatcatgattagagaggaacaggatattcctaattggattctaaatgagtctggtcgtttcactcttaaatcggctaagacttttttcttggaaccaggagttccaggtggttggggtaaattcatttggtctgcatctattccgccttccaaaactctagtactctggaaaatttttcatgggcgacttcctacagatcaacatattcagaataagggtttgcatatatgttctatgtgttcgctttgtgaaaagcaagaggaatctattcaacatctattttttgaatgttctaacgcattgcatatttggagttgggtacgacaaatttttcttacttctcatttctctaataaggatgatatactttcttttattaagagtgatggtagtcctctggttaaattgattaagcttgcggtgataaccttttctatatggatgatatggcgtatgaggaattatgctagatttcaggataagattggggtttctaaggctatttcgataattaaagatttaacttgtctagtgggaaattcgtctaaagcttcaatgaagaatgatatgttggacttcaacgtgattaagtttttcggtattaagactcgtagcGGTAAatttcttcgtcctcttcctattagatgggaatttccttcaccaggctgggtcaaaattaatactgatggggctgctagggggtatcctggtcttgctacttgtggaggtatttttcgtgggagtatgggagaatttattggtgctttttcagcgtttcttgaagttcaaactactttggttgctgagttttatggagttatacatgctatggaggaagctcaaaaaatgggacttactaatgtctggcttgaatgtgattctgccttggtttgtgctgcgtttactgctatgactaatgttccgtggatgcttcagaatcgatggaatacttgtcttaatttttgtgggacaatcaggtttagggtaactcatatttttcgtgaagggaatgcgtgtgctgataagttggctaatttaggatttattcatagagaatcttttcattggtataatagactccctgctagtctgttcttagaattctttatgaataggtataatctacctatgtatcgtttgtgttaacatatgggttttggtctagtccccccatatttttgtattttctttcttttttctttttttaataatattttttcatgtgatggcagatgattgttgttacttgaggtgtcagcttagctgagatgtcaagttgcatagtgatgcctaacacgaaaactttataaaaaaaaaaaaagttagcatGAATTAAGttgatgttaatataatataattttaatattatttaaattagtcTCAATGTTAATTTATATGTTATAAATTTGTGCATGACAAAAGAATAAGAATTGTGGATTATTTTTAAtccaaatttaaaagaaacaaatcttcttatttgtaatttttttttatataaatttttttac encodes the following:
- the LOC137829778 gene encoding auxin-induced protein AUX28-like; this translates as MEAGLMKEKMVFEETELRLGLGLPGNGATPTESEGVRKRGFSETQTETTTVDLMLNLSPKEAASAPSPDPRNMPKTSPKDNTLIPDPAKPPAKEQVVGWPPVRSFRKNMFAAQKSMVEESEKNSPNASFVKVSMDGAPYLRKVDLKMYKSYPELSDALGKMFSSFTIGNCESQGFKDFMNESKLMDLLNSSDCVPTYEDRDGDWMLVGDVPWEMFVESCKRLRIMKGKEAIGLAPRAMEKCKNRS